In a single window of the Acidaminococcales bacterium genome:
- the glgA gene encoding glycogen synthase GlgA: MKRVLFVASEAAPFAKTGGLGDVTGSLPVEMVKQGIDARVIIPWYRDIPQALKDKAQALTECTVNISWRKQEAVLWKIEHNGTIFYSVDQPYYFDRGGFYGYFDDAERFAFFSQAVLALLDKIDFVPDIIHAHDWHTALIPLYLEHFYRSYEPWKDIKTVFTIHNLAYQGKFSPAIIEDVLGLNWGYFTGDKLEFNGCVNLMKGGILYASAVTTVSETYAREIMTPEHGEGLDGVLRACAGKFYGFLNGIDYGIYNPWKDPHLAAHFHSAPNMLTRRRKNKEWLWDELGFTGDKNAPIVAVVSRIVASKGFDLICEVIPAILDSGCKLVILGAGEAGYEGYLRHIGGQNAGSMEVRTQFNDTLARQIYGGSDILLMPSVFEPCGIGQMIAMRYGCVPIVHETGGLIDTVRPYNKFTGEGTGFGFKEMTASGFLRVYKEALEVYRDKKAWAKLVGRVMKENFSWDNTVRKYIELYNNLCEGE, encoded by the coding sequence ATGAAACGTGTATTGTTTGTTGCATCGGAGGCCGCTCCGTTTGCGAAAACCGGCGGATTGGGCGATGTGACGGGATCTTTGCCGGTGGAAATGGTCAAGCAGGGGATAGACGCCCGCGTCATAATACCCTGGTACCGCGACATACCGCAGGCACTCAAGGACAAGGCGCAAGCCCTGACCGAATGTACCGTCAATATTTCCTGGCGCAAGCAAGAGGCCGTATTGTGGAAAATTGAGCATAACGGAACGATTTTTTATTCCGTGGACCAACCCTACTATTTTGACCGCGGCGGGTTTTACGGTTATTTTGACGATGCGGAAAGATTCGCCTTTTTTTCGCAGGCGGTTTTGGCGCTTTTGGACAAGATTGATTTCGTCCCCGACATCATTCACGCGCACGATTGGCATACTGCCTTGATACCGCTTTATCTTGAGCATTTTTACCGCAGCTACGAGCCTTGGAAAGACATAAAAACTGTCTTTACCATCCACAACCTGGCCTACCAGGGCAAATTTTCGCCCGCGATCATCGAAGACGTGTTAGGGCTGAACTGGGGCTATTTTACCGGCGACAAACTGGAATTTAACGGCTGCGTCAATTTAATGAAAGGCGGCATACTTTACGCCAGCGCGGTTACCACCGTGAGCGAAACTTACGCCCGGGAAATCATGACGCCGGAACACGGGGAGGGGCTTGACGGCGTTTTGCGCGCCTGCGCGGGGAAATTTTACGGTTTTTTGAACGGCATTGACTACGGGATCTACAACCCCTGGAAAGATCCCCATCTTGCCGCCCACTTTCACAGCGCGCCCAACATGCTTACCCGCCGCCGGAAAAACAAAGAATGGCTGTGGGACGAGCTGGGCTTCACCGGCGACAAAAACGCGCCCATAGTGGCGGTGGTTTCCCGAATTGTGGCCAGCAAGGGGTTTGACCTCATTTGCGAGGTGATTCCGGCCATTCTCGACTCAGGCTGCAAATTAGTCATCTTGGGCGCGGGCGAAGCCGGCTACGAAGGGTACCTGCGGCATATCGGCGGCCAAAACGCCGGCTCTATGGAGGTGCGCACGCAATTCAACGACACGCTGGCGCGGCAGATATACGGCGGCAGCGATATTTTGCTGATGCCGTCGGTCTTTGAGCCTTGCGGCATAGGGCAGATGATCGCCATGCGCTACGGCTGCGTTCCCATCGTGCACGAAACCGGCGGGCTTATCGACACGGTACGCCCTTACAATAAATTTACCGGCGAAGGGACGGGGTTTGGTTTCAAAGAAATGACGGCAAGCGGTTTTCTGCGCGTTTACAAAGAAGCGCTGGAGGTTTACCGGGACAAAAAGGCCTGGGCGAAATTGGTCGGCAGGGTAATGAAGGAAAATTTCAGTTGGGACAACACGGTGCGAAAGTATATTGAACTTTACAACAATCTTTGCGAAGGGGAGTAA
- the motA gene encoding flagellar motor stator protein MotA: MELSTTLGVPIAIVAVLVGMVLKGANPVMLLSGAAVMIILVGTTGAVLNAMPMHIAKKTPALLKKVVQKQTLIPVSVLAATFVEFSQVARREGLLALEGRLGEIKDPFMRGGLSMMIDGLDAEFIRDVMEAEIGAMEERHRHCATIFSQGGMYSPTLGVLGAVIGLVAALGNLNDIDQLGHSIAAAFIATMYGIFFGYVVCHPIATKLKILSAEEASIKRIIVEGILSLQAGDSPIAVESKLNAFLPQSERKTSSSAGE, translated from the coding sequence TTGGAACTTTCGACTACATTAGGTGTGCCTATAGCGATAGTAGCCGTGCTTGTCGGCATGGTGCTCAAAGGAGCCAATCCCGTAATGCTGCTCAGCGGGGCCGCGGTCATGATCATACTTGTCGGCACTACCGGCGCCGTTTTGAACGCCATGCCCATGCATATAGCGAAAAAAACGCCGGCCCTGCTGAAGAAAGTCGTGCAGAAGCAGACATTGATCCCGGTGTCCGTGCTTGCCGCGACTTTTGTCGAATTTTCCCAAGTAGCCAGGCGCGAAGGCCTGCTCGCCCTCGAAGGCCGGCTGGGCGAAATCAAGGACCCTTTCATGCGCGGCGGTTTGAGCATGATGATCGACGGCCTTGACGCGGAATTCATAAGGGACGTCATGGAAGCGGAGATCGGCGCCATGGAAGAACGGCATCGCCATTGCGCCACTATTTTCTCGCAGGGCGGCATGTATTCGCCCACGCTCGGCGTTTTGGGCGCGGTTATCGGTTTGGTCGCGGCGCTCGGCAACCTGAACGACATCGACCAGCTCGGCCATTCCATCGCGGCCGCTTTTATCGCGACAATGTACGGCATATTTTTCGGCTATGTCGTTTGCCACCCCATTGCCACCAAGCTGAAAATTTTAAGCGCGGAAGAAGCGAGCATAAAAAGAATAATAGTCGAAGGCATATTGTCGTTGCAGGCCGGCGATTCGCCGATCGCCGTCGAGTCCAAGCTCAACGCTTTCTTGCCGCAATCCGAGCGCAAAACCAGCTCTTCTGCGGGAGAGTAG
- a CDS encoding M48 family metalloprotease, which translates to MPRKIAFLILILAHLFALSAPAGARSAADADRAGQFERYYGLFPDAAAQKRVSGIGNKLVAANGLNTDDFTFKVINSAEINALALPGGYIYLFKGLTDFMPSDDELAAVIGHEMGHVTGNHIARREREQLWAMIIGAILGGPEAAIAANAALAALPAYSQRDEREADDSGFMYVLGANMNPYAVLVVLNKLNDADEHPDIKVNFAQHPEPSARAERIKKYLQRLQITPAVFEKEGAAEVQDGEWTMEVRVPDGAGKPLYRAWMLAGSLYAIAQAGAVDPDKFIVDEQKGLAGIYYGDRLVYAVNWLDLAAGGETLAQKAADYVEKLRLWAQGRANVQPAAAMSG; encoded by the coding sequence ATGCCAAGAAAAATCGCGTTCTTAATATTGATATTGGCGCATTTGTTTGCCCTGTCCGCTCCGGCCGGCGCCCGCTCGGCGGCCGATGCGGACAGGGCCGGGCAGTTTGAGCGCTACTACGGCCTTTTCCCTGACGCCGCCGCGCAAAAGCGCGTGAGCGGCATAGGAAACAAATTGGTTGCCGCCAACGGCCTGAATACGGACGACTTTACTTTCAAAGTTATAAATTCCGCGGAAATAAATGCCCTCGCCTTGCCCGGCGGCTATATATACCTGTTCAAAGGATTGACGGACTTCATGCCGTCGGACGATGAACTGGCGGCCGTCATCGGCCATGAAATGGGGCATGTTACGGGCAATCATATCGCTCGAAGGGAACGCGAGCAACTTTGGGCCATGATCATCGGGGCGATTTTGGGCGGGCCGGAAGCGGCCATTGCCGCCAACGCGGCGTTGGCCGCTTTGCCGGCCTACAGCCAAAGGGACGAGCGGGAAGCCGACGACAGCGGATTTATGTATGTCCTCGGCGCCAATATGAATCCTTACGCCGTTCTCGTCGTCCTGAACAAACTAAACGATGCCGACGAGCATCCCGACATAAAGGTCAACTTCGCCCAGCACCCGGAACCGTCCGCCAGGGCGGAGCGGATAAAAAAATATTTGCAGCGGCTGCAAATAACGCCGGCCGTTTTTGAAAAAGAGGGGGCGGCCGAAGTACAAGACGGCGAATGGACTATGGAGGTCAGGGTGCCCGACGGCGCCGGCAAGCCGCTTTACCGCGCCTGGATGCTGGCGGGCAGTTTGTACGCGATTGCCCAGGCCGGAGCTGTAGACCCGGATAAATTTATTGTTGACGAGCAAAAAGGACTTGCCGGCATTTATTATGGCGACCGGCTTGTTTATGCCGTGAATTGGCTGGATTTGGCGGCTGGCGGCGAAACTTTGGCGCAAAAGGCCGCCGACTATGTTGAAAAATTGCGCCTCTGGGCGCAGGGCCGCGCAAACGTCCAGCCCGCCGCCGCTATGTCGGGTTGA
- a CDS encoding M48 family metalloprotease, which translates to MRKTLQFAALVCIFLSAFICGEISPARAGKGDKGLVYDGKNGAAIIENYYGTSKDEAINARVEAIGRKLAEASERRDLSYVFRVLDGKMVNAFSCPLNYIFVFRGLADFMPDDAELAGALAHEIAHFEKGHISFRSDKAVAGGERGKLRRQKMQENHEHEYQADAGGFYLALKAGYNPYGIFVTISKLSVKSGARASKSHPPVAERVDRLSALAKSENILPEVVPAGTAAAIQAGGWHIVIKEPAGGYSALARAWLLAGNLHLLKNCRPVAPEKFSARADGLGAKIYYDGAELYAVRQTDLKGSGFTSADALARWYVDRFREFAHEVEYDRPPAAMG; encoded by the coding sequence ATGCGGAAAACATTGCAGTTTGCAGCCTTGGTATGCATCTTTCTTTCGGCCTTCATTTGCGGCGAAATTTCGCCCGCCCGGGCGGGAAAAGGCGACAAGGGCCTGGTTTACGATGGGAAAAACGGCGCCGCCATAATTGAAAATTATTACGGCACAAGCAAAGACGAAGCAATCAACGCCAGGGTAGAGGCTATCGGCCGAAAATTGGCGGAGGCGTCCGAACGCCGCGATTTGTCTTATGTTTTCCGGGTGCTTGACGGCAAAATGGTCAACGCTTTTTCTTGCCCGCTCAATTATATTTTTGTTTTCCGCGGGCTGGCCGATTTTATGCCGGACGACGCCGAACTGGCCGGCGCCCTGGCCCATGAAATTGCCCATTTTGAAAAAGGGCACATATCCTTTCGCTCCGACAAGGCTGTCGCCGGCGGCGAGCGCGGCAAACTCCGGCGGCAAAAAATGCAGGAAAACCACGAACACGAATACCAGGCGGACGCCGGCGGTTTTTATCTGGCGCTGAAGGCAGGCTACAACCCTTATGGCATCTTTGTCACTATCAGCAAACTTTCCGTCAAAAGCGGCGCCAGGGCGAGCAAAAGCCATCCGCCCGTTGCCGAGCGCGTCGATAGGCTCTCCGCTTTGGCCAAAAGCGAGAACATCCTGCCGGAAGTCGTTCCGGCGGGTACCGCTGCGGCCATTCAAGCCGGCGGCTGGCATATAGTGATAAAAGAGCCGGCAGGCGGTTATTCCGCTTTGGCGCGGGCTTGGCTGTTGGCAGGCAATCTGCATCTTTTGAAAAACTGCCGGCCGGTAGCGCCGGAGAAGTTTTCGGCGCGCGCCGACGGCCTTGGCGCGAAAATTTATTATGACGGCGCCGAGCTTTACGCCGTGCGCCAAACCGACCTTAAAGGAAGCGGCTTTACATCCGCCGATGCATTGGCGCGCTGGTACGTGGACAGGTTCCGCGAATTCGCGCATGAAGTGGAGTATGACCGGCCGCCGGCGGCGATGGGATGA
- the glgD gene encoding glucose-1-phosphate adenylyltransferase subunit GlgD produces MFNVMGLINLHENTVKLDVLTQTRPLAAVPFGGKYRLVDFALSNMVNSGVHNVGILIPEHSGALLQHLRAGKDWDLDRKHEGLFLLIPTPRTPLAGTGDVDYYSQHLDFLLDAKQEYVILSASQFLCNLNYGLALEYHKQSKADATLIYRRLGNNETRPSGAVMLTLDADNFIADMEIAPPQSKSRNLYMSMAITGRRLLLDIITNAMSRGGGDYVRQLQANLKNLRLNAWEFTGYAANICDVREYYRHHMALLNQAVWQDIFFRNGHIYTKVKDSVPTKYLSEAKVENSVLANSCQINGFVKNSVLFRSVHVAKGAVVKNSVIMQYSYIGSGARLENVICDKDVEITPGHSLKGDPLYPLVIKKGTVV; encoded by the coding sequence ATGTTCAATGTCATGGGATTGATAAACTTGCACGAAAATACGGTAAAACTGGACGTCCTGACGCAAACGCGCCCTTTGGCGGCAGTCCCTTTTGGCGGCAAATACCGGCTGGTGGATTTTGCGCTTTCAAATATGGTCAACTCCGGCGTGCACAACGTCGGCATACTCATTCCGGAACATTCCGGGGCGCTCCTGCAGCATTTAAGGGCCGGCAAGGACTGGGACCTTGACCGCAAGCACGAAGGCCTGTTCCTGCTCATTCCCACGCCGCGCACGCCGCTGGCCGGCACGGGCGACGTGGACTATTATTCGCAGCACTTGGATTTTTTGCTCGACGCCAAACAAGAATACGTCATTTTGTCCGCCAGCCAGTTTTTATGCAACCTGAACTACGGCCTGGCGCTTGAATATCACAAACAATCCAAAGCCGACGCGACGCTCATCTACCGGCGCCTGGGCAATAATGAAACAAGGCCGTCCGGGGCGGTCATGCTCACGCTGGACGCCGACAATTTTATCGCCGACATGGAGATAGCGCCGCCGCAAAGCAAAAGCCGCAATCTGTACATGAGCATGGCGATCACTGGCCGCCGGCTGCTCCTGGACATCATAACCAACGCCATGAGCCGCGGCGGCGGCGATTATGTCCGGCAGCTGCAGGCCAACCTCAAGAACCTGCGGCTGAATGCTTGGGAATTCACCGGCTATGCGGCCAACATTTGCGACGTCAGGGAATATTACCGGCATCACATGGCGCTTTTGAACCAGGCCGTCTGGCAGGACATTTTCTTTCGCAACGGCCATATCTACACCAAAGTGAAAGATTCCGTGCCGACCAAATACCTGTCCGAGGCCAAGGTGGAAAACTCTGTCCTGGCCAACAGTTGCCAGATCAACGGTTTCGTAAAAAACAGCGTGCTTTTTCGTTCGGTCCATGTGGCGAAAGGGGCCGTGGTCAAAAACTCCGTAATCATGCAGTATTCCTATATAGGAAGCGGCGCGCGCCTGGAAAACGTGATCTGCGACAAGGACGTTGAGATAACGCCGGGTCATTCGCTCAAAGGCGACCCGTTGTATCCGCTTGTAATAAAAAAAGGAACGGTGGTGTGA
- a CDS encoding glucose-1-phosphate adenylyltransferase: MRKLSCIAMLLAGGQGSRLGGLTRNIAKPAVPFGGKYRIIDFALSNCYNSGIYAVGVLTQYQPLELHRYIGIGSPWDLDRKHGGIYILPPYAREGGADWYKGTADALYQNIKFVDSMKPDHVAVLSGDHVYKMDYSKMLSFHVEKKADATIAVINVDIKEASRFGIMCADKDGRIAAFEEKPKNPQSTLASMGVYIFHWQVLRRYLIEDSQNAKSSHDFGKDIIPRMLFKKEKLFAYPFEGYWRDVGTVESYWQASMDLLGDDYAFDLYSPDWIISSENLALPPHYIGKEGRVLKSLVSEGCLIYGHVENSILFPSVIVEEGAAVKDSVIMAESRVSMGAVVERAIVGGKVFVMQKQKILPSGPGDIALRFSGGEKLDDG; the protein is encoded by the coding sequence ATGCGCAAGCTTTCATGTATCGCGATGCTGCTCGCGGGCGGGCAAGGCAGCCGGCTTGGCGGCTTGACCAGAAACATAGCCAAGCCCGCCGTGCCGTTTGGCGGCAAATACCGCATAATTGATTTTGCCCTCAGCAACTGTTACAATTCCGGCATTTACGCGGTAGGGGTGCTTACCCAATATCAGCCGCTGGAACTTCACCGATACATCGGCATAGGCAGTCCCTGGGACCTTGACCGCAAGCACGGCGGGATCTACATCCTGCCGCCCTACGCCCGCGAAGGCGGCGCCGACTGGTACAAAGGCACGGCGGACGCGCTTTATCAAAACATCAAGTTTGTCGACAGCATGAAGCCCGATCATGTGGCCGTGCTTTCCGGCGATCATGTTTATAAGATGGACTACTCCAAAATGCTCTCTTTCCATGTCGAGAAAAAAGCGGATGCCACCATTGCCGTCATAAACGTCGACATCAAGGAAGCCAGCCGTTTCGGCATAATGTGCGCGGACAAGGACGGGCGGATTGCCGCTTTCGAGGAAAAGCCCAAAAATCCGCAAAGCACCCTCGCCTCTATGGGCGTATATATTTTTCATTGGCAGGTCCTGCGCCGCTATCTCATAGAAGACAGCCAGAACGCGAAAAGCTCGCACGATTTCGGCAAAGATATAATACCCCGCATGCTCTTTAAAAAAGAAAAACTCTTTGCCTATCCTTTTGAGGGCTATTGGCGCGACGTGGGCACAGTTGAAAGTTACTGGCAGGCCAGCATGGATCTGTTGGGCGACGACTACGCCTTTGACCTTTATTCTCCCGACTGGATCATCAGTTCGGAAAACCTCGCCCTTCCCCCTCACTACATCGGCAAAGAAGGACGCGTGCTGAAGTCGCTTGTAAGCGAAGGCTGCTTGATCTACGGCCATGTGGAAAACAGCATTCTCTTCCCTTCCGTCATCGTGGAGGAAGGAGCCGCGGTGAAAGATTCCGTAATAATGGCCGAGTCCCGCGTCTCCATGGGCGCGGTGGTCGAAAGGGCGATTGTCGGAGGCAAGGTTTTCGTCATGCAAAAACAGAAAATACTTCCGTCCGGCCCGGGCGACATAGCGCTGCGTTTTTCCGGCGGCGAAAAACTGGACGATGGATAA
- a CDS encoding OmpA family protein gives MSKKHHGPPHEEHPDETWLVPYADLLTLLLALFIVLFATAKVDQGKFAAVGQALNVALGGGLGGALGGLGIGTALGGGGGGQTILSGGAGLTAGPGSAPTSVMSPAELESSQLGNAKSEIESFIQQLHGGIETVLTDQGLVIRIRDTALFPSGSAQLSPAAADFGQRVADIIGPIPQNILISGHTDNVPINTAQFPSNWELSSARAMSLMKYLLSINPAFNPARFSAIGCGEYRPIAPNDSEAGRARNRRVEILIQRMYIDGERAMDTLINPEATTAATAGVPASNR, from the coding sequence ATGTCCAAAAAACACCACGGCCCTCCGCACGAAGAACACCCTGACGAAACCTGGCTTGTTCCTTACGCCGATCTTTTGACCTTGCTTTTGGCTCTGTTTATCGTTTTGTTCGCTACGGCAAAAGTTGACCAGGGTAAGTTCGCGGCAGTCGGCCAAGCATTGAACGTTGCCTTGGGCGGCGGACTCGGCGGCGCGCTGGGCGGTTTGGGCATCGGCACTGCTTTGGGCGGCGGCGGCGGCGGGCAGACCATCCTCTCCGGCGGCGCCGGCTTGACGGCCGGCCCCGGCTCCGCCCCTACTTCGGTCATGAGCCCGGCGGAACTGGAAAGTTCGCAATTGGGAAACGCCAAAAGTGAAATAGAGTCTTTTATCCAGCAGCTCCACGGCGGCATTGAAACCGTATTGACCGATCAGGGCCTGGTGATTAGGATACGCGACACCGCGCTGTTCCCCTCGGGCAGCGCGCAGCTCAGCCCTGCGGCGGCCGACTTCGGGCAAAGGGTCGCCGATATTATCGGGCCTATCCCGCAAAACATACTGATCTCCGGCCATACGGACAATGTGCCTATTAATACGGCGCAATTTCCCTCCAATTGGGAATTGAGTTCGGCCAGGGCGATGAGTTTGATGAAATATCTTTTGAGCATCAATCCGGCTTTTAACCCCGCGCGCTTTAGCGCGATCGGCTGCGGCGAATACCGGCCGATCGCCCCGAACGATTCGGAAGCCGGCCGCGCCCGTAACCGCCGGGTGGAAATTCTCATTCAGAGGATGTATATAGATGGCGAACGCGCCATGGACACGCTGATCAACCCGGAAGCTACAACGGCGGCTACCGCGGGCGTTCCCGCGTCCAATCGTTGA
- the glgB gene encoding 1,4-alpha-glucan branching protein GlgB — MVIGEMDRYLFAEGRHCEIFKFLGAHKTSLEGRDGVVFSVWAPAAKAAWAVGDFDDWRGLDFAMRNIGGGIWQVFVPGADAGMRYKYKIVGADGKTRLKADPLAFAAELRPNTASVVAAPDEFFWTDREWMESRSTNSYGRPVNIYEAHLGSWRQKENGEFFSYRELAGMLPAYVRDMGYTHIEVLPLSEHPLDNSWGYQVTGYYAPTSRYGCARDLKHFVDVCHELGIGVIMDWVPGHFCKDDHGLRQFDGSCCYEPAHPLRRDNEGWGTSYFDLYKPEVRSFLISNACYWIEVFHLDGLRVDAVASMLYLDYNKPSGKWLPNECGGRENTAGIAFFRDLSRLVFKRNPQTLLMAEESTSYPMVTWPVHDGGLGFNYKWNMGWMNDVLEYIAQKTAHRRGVHNYITFSFMYAFSENFVLPFSHDEVVHGKKSLIGKMPGDYWQKFANVRLLLGYMMAHPGKKLLFMGQEFGQFIEWDEKKQLDWFLLDYEMHGKLKNYVKTLNDFYRRESCLWQIDSDWRGFAWLEPDDKDHSIISFLRFDENGRHLAVICNFTEIAHEGYRVGVPQMGPYHEALNSDDANFGGSGKWTRRVLIANPTPWHGQEYSLVVRVPPLSSLYIVAGDAKGW, encoded by the coding sequence ATGGTTATTGGCGAAATGGATCGTTATTTGTTTGCCGAAGGCAGGCATTGCGAAATATTCAAGTTCCTGGGCGCGCACAAAACCAGTTTGGAAGGCCGGGACGGAGTGGTTTTTTCGGTATGGGCCCCGGCCGCCAAAGCGGCATGGGCCGTCGGCGATTTTGATGATTGGCGCGGTTTGGATTTTGCCATGCGAAACATCGGCGGCGGCATCTGGCAGGTTTTTGTGCCCGGCGCCGACGCGGGAATGCGTTATAAATATAAAATTGTGGGCGCGGACGGAAAAACGCGGTTAAAAGCCGACCCTTTGGCTTTCGCCGCGGAGCTTAGGCCTAATACGGCTTCCGTGGTCGCCGCGCCGGACGAATTTTTCTGGACCGACCGGGAGTGGATGGAAAGCCGCTCAACCAATTCATACGGGCGGCCCGTCAATATCTATGAGGCGCATTTGGGTTCTTGGCGGCAGAAAGAAAACGGCGAGTTTTTTTCTTACCGCGAGTTGGCAGGGATGCTGCCGGCTTATGTCCGGGACATGGGCTATACGCATATAGAAGTTTTGCCTTTGTCCGAACATCCCCTCGACAATTCCTGGGGCTATCAGGTAACGGGGTATTATGCGCCGACCAGCCGTTACGGCTGCGCGCGGGATTTGAAGCATTTTGTGGACGTCTGCCACGAATTGGGCATAGGCGTCATCATGGATTGGGTTCCCGGCCATTTTTGCAAGGACGATCACGGCCTGCGGCAATTTGACGGCAGCTGCTGCTATGAGCCGGCCCATCCTCTGCGCCGGGACAATGAAGGCTGGGGGACGTCTTATTTTGACCTTTACAAACCCGAGGTGCGCAGTTTTCTTATTTCCAACGCTTGTTACTGGATAGAAGTTTTTCATCTTGACGGCTTGCGCGTAGACGCGGTGGCCAGCATGCTTTACCTTGATTATAACAAGCCCTCGGGCAAGTGGCTGCCCAACGAATGCGGCGGGCGCGAAAATACGGCCGGCATCGCGTTCTTTCGTGATTTGAGCCGCCTGGTGTTCAAGCGCAACCCCCAAACATTGCTGATGGCCGAAGAGTCCACTTCCTACCCGATGGTAACTTGGCCGGTGCACGACGGCGGCCTGGGGTTTAATTATAAATGGAACATGGGCTGGATGAACGACGTGCTGGAATACATAGCCCAAAAGACGGCGCACCGGCGCGGCGTCCATAATTACATCACGTTTTCCTTTATGTACGCCTTTTCGGAGAATTTTGTCCTGCCTTTTTCCCACGACGAAGTGGTGCACGGCAAGAAATCCCTGATCGGCAAAATGCCGGGCGATTATTGGCAGAAATTTGCCAATGTGCGCCTCTTGCTCGGCTATATGATGGCCCATCCCGGCAAGAAGCTGCTTTTTATGGGACAGGAATTTGGCCAGTTTATTGAGTGGGACGAAAAAAAGCAGTTGGATTGGTTTTTGCTTGATTATGAAATGCATGGCAAGCTCAAAAATTATGTCAAAACGCTCAACGATTTTTATCGCCGGGAAAGCTGCCTCTGGCAAATAGACTCCGATTGGCGCGGTTTTGCCTGGCTGGAGCCCGACGACAAAGACCACAGCATAATCAGTTTCCTGCGTTTTGACGAAAACGGCCGGCATTTGGCGGTGATCTGCAACTTCACGGAGATAGCCCATGAGGGCTATCGGGTGGGCGTGCCGCAAATGGGCCCTTATCACGAGGCTTTAAACAGCGACGATGCAAATTTCGGCGGCAGCGGCAAATGGACCAGGCGCGTCCTCATCGCCAATCCGACGCCCTGGCACGGGCAGGAATATTCCTTGGTCGTCAGGGTGCCGCCTTTATCTTCTTTATACATTGTAGCAGGTGACGCAAAAGGGTGGTGA